The Coregonus clupeaformis isolate EN_2021a unplaced genomic scaffold, ASM2061545v1 scaf2043, whole genome shotgun sequence genome has a segment encoding these proteins:
- the LOC121539976 gene encoding protein mono-ADP-ribosyltransferase PARP16 has product MQPPLPPDEVRELVCSCLHRDPVAADLRCSLFVAAAQSYKRDSVLRPYPARYIRDTDTKDFDELLSDVSSLPGVRELVRLRPGEADHHLALTHWLLSSKSFAVKTLQKDEYVKLCNLTESEGISTPVPDFLFELEYCDQMNVKFEKTRAGRDLLYAFHGSRLENFHSIIHNGLHCHLNKTSLFGEGTYLTSDLSMAVLYSPHGNGWRDSLLGPLLSCVAMCEVIDHPDVKCQVKRKDSETIDRQRSRARNSEGGEVPQKYFVVTNNQLLRVKYLLVYSQRRHLSRHSRGRSWLVRHHFAIMMSLYLLLLIFIGAFNSTTFLSFWNRLFR; this is encoded by the exons ATGCAGCCGCCACTCCCACCGGATGAAGTCAGAGAGCTGGTGTGTTCCTGTCTTCACAGGGACCCAGTAGCCGCTGACCTGAGATGCAGCCTGTTTGTGGCCGCTGCTCAGAGCTACAAGAGGGACTCAGTGCTCAGACCCTACCCCGCCAGATACATCAGAGACACAGACACCAAGGACTTTGATGAGCTG CTGTCAGATGTGAGCAGTTTGCCTGGTGTGAGGGAGTTGGTGAGACTGAGACCTGGTGAAGCAGACCATCATCTGGCTCTCACACACTGGCTTCTCTCCTCCAAGAGCTTCGCTGTGAAGACACTGCAGAAAGACGAG TATGTCAAGCTCTGTAACCTGACGGAGAGTGAGGGGATCTCTACGCCGGTCCCAGACTTCCTGTTTGAGCTGGAGTACTGCGACCAGATGAACGTTAAGTTTGAGAAGACACGGGCGGGACGCGACCTCTTGTATGCATTCCACGGCAGCCGACTGGAGAACTTTCATTCTATCATCCACAACGGACTACACTGCCACCTCAACAAG ACGTCGTTGTTCGGAGAGGGCACCTACCTCACCAGTGACCTCAGCATGGCGGTCCTCTACAGTCCCCATGGCAACGGTTGGCGTGACAGTCTCCTGGGACCATTGCTAAGCTGTGTCGCCATGTGTGAGGTCATCGACCACCCAGACGTGAAGTGCCAGGTGAAGAGGAAag ACTCCGAGACCATTGACCGGCAGCGATCCAGAGCCAGGAACAGCGAAGGAGGAGAGGTCCCTCAGAAGTACTTTGTGGTCACCAACAATCAGCTGCTCCGAGTCAAGTACCTGCTAGTGTACTCTCAGAGAAGACATCTGTCCAG ACATTCCCGGGGCAGATCGTGGCTGGTCAGACATCACTTTGCCATCATGATGAGTCTGTACCTGCTGCTACTCATCTTCATCGGTGCCTTCAACTCCACCACGTTCCTCTCCTTCTGGAACCGGCTCTTCCGGTGA